Proteins encoded in a region of the Onychostoma macrolepis isolate SWU-2019 chromosome 20, ASM1243209v1, whole genome shotgun sequence genome:
- the pfas gene encoding phosphoribosylformylglycinamidine synthase — MPVVRLYRREETRKGRVIQRIAQLYPDVTITTELCYNVELDGSDSLSVEHKGILCWLFSPPYSVSLSEEPTLKPEDGARLVEIGPRLNFSTAWSTNAVSICQSAGLSRVTRVELSRRHLIKPQEGRNGVLKDRQMERLINCLYDTMTECVYSQPIASFAVDIRPQEVFEVDILGQGRAALEKANDELGLAFDSWDLDYYTALFQRVKRNPTSVECFDLAQSNSEHSRHWFFRGRMIIDGDEQKETLFSLIMGTQHHSNQNNVIKFCDNSSGIEGMEMECMYPTNPAQASPYKTRHATRHVIFTAETHNFPTGVAPFSGATTGTGGRIRDVQSAGKGGHVIAGTAGYCFGNLHIPGFVLPWEEEGLEYPSSFAPPLQVAIEASDGASDYGNKFGEPVLAGFARSFGMRLANGERREWIKPIMFSGGLGSIEDQHVKKEQASPGMEVVKIGGPVYRIGVGGGAASSVQVQGDNSSARDLGAVQRGDAEMEQKMNRALRACLEREEGNPICSIHDQGAGGNGNVLKELSEPAGAIIYTSKFKRGDPTLSVLELWGAEYQESNALLLRPSDRSFLKRVCQREKCPVDFVGKITGDGKIMLVDDLCKQTDGLDSGRCPVDLELDWVLGKMPQKEFALERMAVSLQPLSLPVGLSVLPALERVLRLPAVASKRYLTNKVDRSVTGLVAQQQCVGPLHTPLADVAVVALSPFSLQGAATAIGEQPIKGLVSPAAGARMAVGEALTNLVFAKVSALKDVKCSGNWMWAAKLPGEGACLWEACQAMCEVMGQLGVAVDGGKDSLSMAARVSGETVKAPGSLVISVYAVCPDITAIVTPDLDNPDGKGVLLYVPVSSGKYRLGGSALAQCYRQLGDCSPDLDQPDKLSACFNTTQTLIQDQLLTAGHDVSDGGFISCLLEMAFAGNRGIDVDLPLEGIDVMEALFSEELGLVLEVCESNASTVCQRYTDAGLVCHRIGKTSGFGPDARVRVSLCGQEVLNERLPTLRAIWESTSFQLERLQANPLCVQEEEEGLASRTQQYLKLTFDPSQTPIIKELSSEKLCAAVVREEGSNGDREMSASLFMAGFEVWDVTMQDLCSGSITLDPFRAVVFVGGFSYADVLGSAKGWAATVTFNPKAREEFERFRNRDDTLSLGVCNGCQLMALLGWVGEREDGGSDVTLTHNKSGRFESRFVSVGILPSPAIMLKGMEGSALGVWVAHGEGLMQFRSPEAQKKLIGASLAPLRYVDDSGTPTEIYPMNPNGSAQGVAGICSADGRHLAMMPHPERAVLGWQWAWAPQHLRESLKASPWLSMFRNAAVWCQSS, encoded by the exons ATGCCTGTCGTGCGGCTCTACAGAAGAGAGGAGACCAGGAAGGGTCGAGTCATACAAAGGATCGCACAACTGTATCCAGatgtcacaataacaacagAGCTTTGTTACAATGTAGAGCTGGACG GCTCTGACTCTTTGAGTGTGGAGCATAAAGGTATTTTGTGCTGGTTGTTCAGTCCTCCTTATTCTGTCAGTCTGTCTGAGGAGCctactttaaaaccagaggatGGGGCAAGACTGGTGGAGATTGGACCCAG GTTGAACTTCTCCACTGCTTGGTCCACCAATGCAGTGTCCATCTGCCAAAGCGCAGGTCTGAGCCGGGTGACGAGAGTGGAGCTCTCCCGCAGGCATTTGATCAAG CCCCAGGAAGGACGTAATGGTGTACTgaaggacagacagatggagagaCTGATTAACTGCTTGTATGACACTATGACCGAATGCGTTTACTCCCAGCCAATCGCGTCGTTTGCTGTTGATATTCGGCCACAGGAAGTATTTGAGGTGGACATTCTAGGACAAGGTCGTGCTGCCTTAGAGAAGGCCAATGATGAACTTG GGTTGGCATTTGACTCTTGGGATCTGGACTACTACACTGCACTTTTCCAGAGGGTGAAAAGGAATCCCACCAGTGTAGAATGCTTTGATCTGGCTCAGTCCAACAG TGAGCACAGCCGCCACTGGTTCTTCCGAGGGCGAATGATCATTGATGGAGATGAGCAGAAGGAGACACTCTTTAGTCTTATTATGGGCACTCAGCACCATAGCAACCAGAACAATGTCATCAAATTCTGTGACAACAGCAG TGGCATTGAAGGCATGGAGATGGAGTGTATGTATCCCACAAACCCTGCGCAGGCCAGTCCATATAAAACCCGACATGCTACCAGACACGTCATCTTCACTGCAGAGACGCACAACTTCCCCACCG GTGTTGCTCCATTCAGTGGAGCCACCACAGGTACCGGTGGGCGAATCAGAGATGTGCAGAGTGCTGGAAAGGGTGGGCATGTGATCGCAGGTACTGCTGGGTACTGCTTCGGCAACCTGCATATCCCAG GGTTTGTGCTCCCGTGGGAGGAGGAAGGGTTGGAGTACCCGTCCAGCTTTGCTCCTCCACTCCAGGTGGCCATAGAGGCCAGTGACGGAGCCTCTGACTACGGAAATAAGTTTGGGGAGCCAGTTCTAGCAG GCTTTGCTCGTTCCTTTGGGATGCGTTTGGCTAACGGTGAGCGACGAGAGTGGATCAAGCCGATCATGTTCAGCGGTGGGCTAGGATCTATTGAGGACCAGCATGTGAAGAAAGAACAGGCTTCACCAG GTATGGAGGTGGTGAAAATTGGAGGTCCTGTATACAGGATCGGTGTTGGTGGAGGAGCTGCCTCTTCTGTACAG GTTCAAGGTGATAACTCCAGTGCCAGGGATCTTGGAGCAGTTCAAAGAGGAGATGCTGAAATGGAGCAAAAAATGAACAGGGCTCTCAGGGCCTGCCTGGAGCGAGAGGAAGGAAACCCCATCTGCAGCATTCATGACCAGGGTGCTGGGGGCAATG GTAATGTGTTAAAGGAGCTGAGTGAGCCTGCTGGTGCCATTATCTATACTAGCAAGTTTAAG AGAGGTGACCCCACCCTCAGTGTTTTGGAGCTGTGGGGGGCGGAGTATCAAGAGAGTAATGCTCTGTTGCTCCGCCCCTCTGACCGGAGCTTTCTCAAGAGGGTGTGTCAGAGGGAGAAATGTCCTGTCGACTTTGTGGGCAAGATAACTGGTGATGGCAAG ATTATGTTGGTGGATGACCTGTGTAAACAGACCGATGGGCTTGATAGTGGCCGGTGCCCTGTGGATCTGGAGCTGGATTGGGTCCTGGGAAAGATGCCACAAAAG GAGTTTGCATTGGAGCGCATGGCTGTGTCTCTGcagcctctctctcttcctgtgGGTCTTTCTGTTCTTCCAGCTCTGGAAAGAGTTCTCCGGTTGCCTGCAGTGGCCAGTAAGCGCTACCTCACCAACAAG GTTGATCGATCTGTGACTGGTCTGGTTGCTCAGCAACAGTGTGTGGGTCCTCTTCACACTCCACTGGCTGATGTAGCTGTTGTTGCCCTGTCTCCGTTCAGCCTCCAGGGTGCAGCCACGGCGATAGGCGAGCAGCCAATCAAAGGGCTGGTGTCACCAGCAGCTGGGGCTCGTATGGCTGTGGGAGAAGCTCTCACTAACCTGGTGTTTGCAAAAGTGTCTGCTCTCAAG GATGTAAAGTGCAGCGGTAACTGGATGTGGGCTGCTAAGCTGCCTGGAGAGGGAGCATGCCTGTGGGAGGCGTGTCAGGCCATGTGTGAGGTGATGGGTCAGCTGGGAGTGGCTGTGGATGGAGGAAAAGATTCACTCAGCATGGCTGCACGTGTCAGTGGAGAAACTGTTAAGGCCCCAG GCTCTCTGGTTATCTCTGTGTATGCTGTGTGTCCTGATATCACAGCCATTGTGACCCCTGACCTGGACAACCCTGATGGCAAAG GTGTGCTTCTGTATGTACCTGTGAGCTCAGGTAAATACAGGCTGGGCGGCTCGGCTCTAGCTCAGTGTTACAGACAACTTGGAGACTGCAGCCCAGATCTGGATCAGCCAGACAAACTCTCTGCTTGCTTCAACACAACACAGACATTGATTCAGG ATCAACTGCTGACTGCAGGACATGATGTCAGTGATGGAGGGTTCATTTCCTGTCTGCTGGAGATGGCCTTTGCAGGGAATCGTGGGATAGACGTGGACTTGCCTTTAGAAGGCATTGATG TGATGGAGGCTCTTTTTTCAGAGGAGCTTGGTCTGGTTTTGGAGGTGTGTGAGAGTAATGCATCGACTGTCTGTCAGAGATACACAGATGCTGGTCTCGTCTGTCACAGAATTGGCAAAACTTCTGGTTTTGGACCTGATGCCAGG GTCAGAGTGAGTCTGTGTGGACAGGAAGTGCTGAATGAGCGTCTACCCACACTTAGGGCGATATGGGAAAGCACTAGTTTTCAGCTGGAGCGACTGCAGGCTAATCCACTGTGTGTCCAAGAGGAAGAAGAAGGGCTTGCTTCTCGCACCCAGCAGTACCTCAAGCTCACCTTTGACCCCTCCCAAACACCCATCATTAAAGAGCTCT CTTCAGAGAAACTTTGCGCAGCTGTTGTGAGAGAGGAAGGCAGTAACGGAGACAGGGAGATGTCTGCTTCTCTGTTCATGGCTGGATTCGAG GTGTGGGATGTCACAATGCAGGACCTGTGCTCAGGCTCCATAACCCTTGACCCCTTCCGAGCTGTGGTGTTTGTGGGTGGTTTTAGCTATGCAGATGTGCTGGGGTCAGCTAAAG GGTGGGCTGCCACAGTGACCTTTAACCCCAAAGCTCGTGAGGAGTTTGAGCGCTTCCGCAATCGTGATGACACGCTGAGTCTAGGAGTGTGTAACGGATGTCAGCTCATGGCTTTGCTGGGCTGGGTGGGTGAAAGAGAGGATGGAG GTTCTGATGTTACTCTGACCCATAATAAGTCTGGTCGGTTCGAATCGAGGTTTGTGAGTGTAGGTATCCTGCCCTCTCCGGCCATCATGCTTAAGGGAATGGAGGGATCTGCTCTGGGCGTTTGGGTCGCTCATGGAGAAG GTCTGATGCAGTTTCGTTCTCCTGAGGCTCAGAAGAAGCTGATCGGTGCCTCTTTGGCTCCTCTGCGTTATGTGGATGATTCGGGAACCCCGACTGAAATCTATCCCATGAACCCCAACGGTTCTGCACAAGGCGTGGCAGGCATCTGCTCAGCAGATGGCCGTCACCTGGCTATGATGCCCCATCCAGAGAGGGCTGTGCTGGGCTGGCAGTGGGCTTGGGCCCCTCAGCACCTCAGGGAATCACTGAAGGCCTCACCGTGGCTTAGCATGTTCCGTAATGCAGCAGTCTGGTGTCAGAGCTCATAG
- the mrpl19 gene encoding 39S ribosomal protein L19, mitochondrial — protein MAACTRRTREIMGLLRILRHFPQNERLLSTSVLRHTAASDGPPQFSPPTKPVIIDKTQKEASLRWFLSPEFIPPRQRTNPVKFSMERKDMIQRRKVLNIPEFYVGSILAVTVTDPHVNGNLNRFVGICIQRSGKGLGATCILRNIVDGQGVEICYELYNPRMRKIEVLKLEKRLDDNLMYLRDALPEYSSFDLDMQPVHYEITGDIPVNPLKVKMMPKPWSKRWERPKFNIKGIRFDLCLTPEMMEHAQKWAEPWRPYDMLKEYDTSSLEEQILKEVQENFRK, from the exons ATGGCGGCGTGCACAAGGAGGACGAGAGAAATTATGGGCTTGCTACGAATTTTAAGACATTTCCCTCAGAACGAAC GACTTCTGTCGACGTCTGTACTGAGGCACACTGCAGCGTCAGATGGACCTCCACAATTCTCTCCTCCAACCAAACCAGTTATCATAGACAAAACACAGAAAGAAGCATCTCTGCGATG GTTTTTGAGTCCAGAGTTCATCCCTCCTCGTCAGCGCACAAACCCTGTGAAATTTTCAATGGAACGGAAAGACATGATACAGAGACGGAAGGTTCTCAACATTCCAGAGTTTTACGTTG GCAGTATTTTAGCAGTGACCGTGACTGATCCTCATGTGAACGGGAACTTGAATCGCTTTGTTGGAATCTGCATTCAGCGCTCTGGAAAAGGATTGGGTGCTACTTGTATACTTCGGAATATTGTTGATGGCCAAG GAGTGGAGATATGCTATGAATTGTACAATCCACGTATGCGTAAGATTGAAGTGTTGAAGCTGGAGAAGAGACTGGACGACAATCTCATGTACTTGAGAGATGCTCTTCCTGAGTACAGCTCTTTCGACCTTGACATGCAACCTGTCCATTATGAGATAACAGGAGACATTCCAGTCAATCCG ttaaaagtaaaaatgatgCCAAAGCCGTGGTCTAAACGTTGGGAGCGCCCCAAGTTTAACATTAAGGGTATCCGCTTTGACTTATGTTTGACCCCGGAGATGATGGAGCATGCTCAGAAGTGGGCAGAACCGTGGAGGCCATACGATATGCTAAAGGAGTATGACACATCTAGTCTAGAGGAGCAGATCCTCAAGGAGGTACAGGAAAACTTCAGAAAGTGA